The genomic window GAGAAGAGTTAGACGTGGAGGTAGACGTGTCACTGACAAAGTATAAAATCAAGAGAAGACTTTACGAGAGCAAACACAGAGGGTACACCACAAAATGCAAACAAGGCCAGATTAGATTTTGTCACAATAAAAACCAGAGTGCTTTGGCAGTATGAATAAACTCAATCGTGCAATGCCAGAACAGTTTCGAGAACATTTTTTCAGAGATTAAGGACAACTTATCAATGTTGCTAATATCATAATAGGCACATTAAAAGCAATTTTTaacttctgtaaaataaaatttttaaatcaaacttttattatttaaaaatgtttaactgcTACTCCTCTTTGACTGGTTAATGCACAGTTGAATGAGCACTATGCAGTAGCCTTTTTTCTAGTAGTTAAGATACATGCTATTAACTATTGTTTTTCAAGCTAGCAAGGTTTCATTGGCACATTTGAAATCCATGTTGTTTTTCAGTAACAaaccattttattaaataataagcaGAGAAACActgtgaaataataattttattaaaaatttcctcttaatattttagaattatagAGTAGTTGTATCTGATTTTATCTGTCGGTTATTTAGAATCAGAAGCATTCATCTAAACTTATTTTTCTGCTAATTAGCtatgtcaattattttatttatttattttttattattaatttattttttagtcatGTACCAACCACTAGTAAACTGTAAGTAGTTATGTGTTTTTGGCACAAAGTAAAGTCCATTTCAGTGGATTACTTAAACTAACCAGGGTATTTGATCTTATTTTGAAAAGTTTTGGACTAACAGGTGAGGTCTGAGTTTCCTCCCTGAAGGTACACATTTTAGACTCTTGATGTTAAGACCCTACCCATAATCCTCCAGTAGACCTACCTACTCGGGTGAATATAAAGTCTTGACAGAATCGCTCACAGACACCAAAGCTCAGCACAAGAGCATCCTGAATATCTCTACACACTGAGACGACATGGACACAAGAGCCTCCCTCTccattctgctgctgctgtttggcGTCTCACAGGCGTCTTCTCTCATGGTAAGATCAGGTCTAGACTTTCCCTTAAATTATGAATGTTCCTAAAGAAGTCATTTTATCATCTCTATTTCTGCCTCCAGGAGGAAAGGTTTGAAGGAGTGTTTGTGTCAGAGCCTGAACCTCTGGACATCACTACAAGGATTTTGGAGTCCAATAATGGTCAGGCACCTTGTAGATTTCTTATGAATTCATCAGTGTGTTTCAGAAAATAGGGGTAAACTGCAGTCAAGATGTATAGATATGTTTTACTATTTCATCAGTATGTTTCTCTTTAAATACAGGATCTTCTGAACTCTTGATTGAAGGAGATCTGGTGTTTCCCAAAACCAGAAATGCTCTCTACTGCTTTAACAACAACTGTTTCTGGAAGAAAAACTCTAACAACATAGTGGAGGTCCCTTACGTCGTGAGCAGTGAATTCTGTGAGTGAATCTCCTTCATTCATTGAACATATCTATGATTCATGTAGATCTCATTTTAAATCTCTCGTCCTTTTTGTTTGCAGCCAGTTATGAGAGATCAGTGATTGCGAACGCCATGTCCACATTTCACTCCAAAACCTGCATCCGCTTTGTGGCCAGATCAACTCAGGCCGACTACATCAGTATTGAGAACAAAGATGGGTGAGAACAATCATACAGCATtaacaagaaacatttatcagtccttatttatataaatgaataattaaccTCTTTACTTCTTCTATCCTCTCAGGTGCTACTCTTCTCTTGGCAGAACTGGTGGTCAGCAGGTGGTCTCCTTCAACAGGCAAGGCTGTGTGTATAACGGCATCGTTCAGCATGAGCTTAATCATGCTCTGGGCTTTTACCATGAGCAAACCAGGAGCGATCGTGACCAGTACGTCAAGATCAACTGGCAGAACATCTCTCCTGATATGGCCTACAACTTCCAGAAACAAAACACCAACAACCAAAACACTCCATACGACTACACTTCCATCATGCACTATGAAAGAACAGCCTTCGCCATCCAGCCCGGGCTGGAAACCATCACACCCATTCCTGATAGAACAGTGCAAATTGGACAGAGGCAGGGAATGTCCAACATCGACATCCTGAGGATCAACAAGCTGTATGGATGTTGAAGATGACATGTTTCACACAACCAATGCACAATATCAGGATAGTTAATATGTAGATGAAAATTGGTAAAaggttgtgtttttgtcttttgataGTGTTCAAtttctgaaatgtgtgttgggaAAAATAAAGCTAAACTGCAAGaccaatctttttttctttttaattcaatGTCAAGTTTTAGAAAATGCTTGACTGCAGCATTAaagtgctgtatttttttttttatttttttttttttgagaaattaagcTTTTAGCATAAGTTCTCTCAGAAATGCAACGTCATTCATTATAAAAGGAGGGCCAATCACTGCTTGATACCTGGAGCATATTAGCACTCAACTCTCCGTGTAATTTTCCCAGTTAATGATGCTGATGTTACGAACGAATATCACAGTAAacgtttgtgttttttaaaatttTCCTACTATGTGAAAGTGTTCATATTTTCACAGTGGAAAATCTGAAGCACTATCGGGGCTTTTAATATCATATCTGCTATCAGTCACTCATAAGCTTTTGCGTTAGCACTCCTTGCATGTCAATAACCAAATTTTATTATTAGTTCTTTTTACTAATAGAGGGCTACAATTAGGTCCAAATACATATTTGAAAGCAGGCAGAATTTATAtcttttttggtaacactttataataactgcatgctattaatcattagttaagcattaggaaacagttaattcatcatttataaagcattaatagataTTTATAAggagtttataaatacagatataaatgctttatacctgatttaaaagcatatctataatgtatttaataattgtttttcatactttattaatgatcaatttatcctttctaaattaagtatagcattatttacacaccagttattaaggagttgtcagtggttcataagatcacttagaaattttaagtaaatgattaataaactatttaaatgtgtattcatacatctttttattcagacatatagtaatagttacttatagtgttaataaatggtttattaacatgtatttctactgtaattcagggtaaattcaggtagttataaaacatatgtagttgttagttaactatttttgtgagctcatctaaagtgaggactatttatgccttgtaaagcttttacaaatgagatttaaaagcTGTTAATAtgtctatgttctgtatcacagtgttgtgtttgtttctgttttttgtttagaagataactgagcctttaaatatcctttataaatgctttacaaggcataactagtcctcactttagatgggctcacataaatagttaactgaccactactaaatgctttataactacctgaatttactacatttcttgaatcactggcaactcctaaataactggctTGTAAATattgctatacttcattgagaaattataaattgatcatgaataaagtatgaaatgacacattatagatatgcttttaaatcaagaataaagcatttatatctgtatttataaactgattattactgtctattaatgctttataaattatgaattatctgtttactaatgcttaattaatgattaatagtgtgtagttattatgaagtgttaccggTGAATGTAGTTAATGTAGAGTGCTCTCTCCCCCCTCAATACCACGGCTGAtgaacccacaactgctccccgggtgccatatcataaatggctgcccactgctctgggtgtgcgttcacagtgtgtgtgtgtgtgtgtgtgtgtgtgtgtgtgtgtgtgttcactgctgtgagtgtggactttggatgggttaagcacagagcacaaattctgagcatgggtcaccatacttggctgtatgtcaaatCACTTTCACAGTTTACATGCCCATGCACTACAAATCATCTTGCATTGTTCCCCAGCCAGACTGCTTGACTTCTGACTTCGTTGTCAGGTAAACATTTGTATAGGTAAAcatgtataggtaaacatttatagtatatttatagtcaaaatctgtcagtaagTTAGTTGTTTATAGTttctgttttacttcattgttgtatgtctgtatttctgtAGCACCATGGTCCTGTGAgacacaacattttattccacTGTATGTCCCTACATGTAGCGGTATGACAATAAAGCTTATCAGAACAACGTTCTCAAGGAGTACCGTGACCAACTGGCTAAAGCTCAAGTGGCTAATGACTCAGTATCTCACTCAGTATCTACGATCGCTACCACCACCTATGCCCATAAAGGTACATTTTGCTCTTCCTGACAAATTCAACGGTTCTGCTGAACAATGTAAAAAGGTTTCATTCGACAAGTTGAGATATTTTTCATGCATCAAGAGGGTAGCTTTGCCTCTGATGAGAAGAAGTGTGCTTTCCTCATGTCATTGCTAACTGGTAAAGCGATCGAGTGGGCCGCAGCAGTTTGGGAAACCGACCATATGTTACAAACATCCTATCCATATTTCATAAAACAACTCAGAGTTGTGTTCGAATACCCAGCAGGGGGCAAGGATGTTTCCACTCGGCTAATGCAACTCACTCAAGGCCTCAAGTTGGCCGCCGACCATGCTATCGAATTCAGAACAATTGCTGCTCAGAGTGGATTGAACGACGTAGCACTTAAGAGCCCATGCAACTAGGAATTACCAGGCTGTCTTCTGAAGAGAGATCAAGAAGAGTCACTCAGAAATTATGTTTTCACTGCGGTAGTGCAGCCCATCGCAACGCAATGTGTCCACTCAAAGCCCGGAGGGACTACAATGATAACAGCCGGGTGAGTGTTTCCAAGCGCAATGTTAAAAATCTCACTACCATGGTCAAGATAACTACTGAAAACAACTAGTTTGAATTCACAGCGCTGATTGACTCTGGCTCGGCATTAAACCTCATTCATCGGGATCTTGCTAATGCATACGACATCCCCGTCCTACCATGTGACCCACCTATTAATGTAAAAGCCGTGAATAACAAACCCATTGGAAGTGGTATAACTCAACAAACACAACCCTAGAAGATGCAGATAGGCTTATTTCACCAAGAAACTATTACATTCTATGACATCGACTCACCATGCCATGAAATCATCCTTGGATATCCCTGGTTATCTGTTCATGACCCAGCCATCTCCTGGCAGAGTGGTGAGATCAAACGTTGGTCACAATTCTGTTTTTCCACATGTCTGAATAATGTCCTTTCTAAGCCTTGTCTCACTACCAGCGTCAAAAGCCCAGAGTGTAAGCCTGTCACCATACCATCCCATTATCTGGATCTTCAGGAAGTCTTCAGCAAAACCAAGGCCACTCAACTACCACCTCATCGTCATTGGGACTGCGCCATAGACCTATTACCCAACGCCATGCCACCCAAAAGTAAGATCTATCCACTGTCATTTCCGGAAAGTCAAGCTATGGACGCATATATTGAGGAAGCTCTCAGCTCTGGATTTATCTGTCCATCCACTTCACCAGCTGCAGCAGGATTCTTCTTCATGGAGAAAAAGGATGGAGGAACAATGTTACTGTCAAGTTCTGTTATCCACTGCCACTAGTTCCTGCAGCACTTGAACAACTTAGAGAAGCCAAGATCTACATTAAATTAGATTTGAGAAGTGCCTATAACCTCATCAGGATCAGGGCGGGTGGTGAATGGAAGACTGCAtttctgaccactagggggcactttGAGTACCAGGTTATGCCGTATGGGCTGGCCAATGCACCTGCGGTATTCCAGTCGTTTATGAATGAGATTTTCAAGGACCTCTTGAACAAATTCGTGATAGTTTACATTGATGATATCTTGATCTATTCCAAGTCAGAAGAAGAACACAAGGGTCATGTCAGGACAGTATTTACCAGGCTGTTAGAGAATCAACTgtatgtcaaggcagagaaatgtgaaTTCCATGTACCACGAACATCCTTTCTAGGCTACAACGTCAACCATCAAGGTGTGGAAGTGGACCAATCCAAGATCAAGGCAGTCACTGAATGGCCACGACCAACCACCATGAAAGAGCTTCAACGCTAGGATTTTCAAATTTCTATCGGCGTTTCATAAGGAACTACAGCATCACAGCCACACCTTTGATGTCATTATTAAAGGGTAAGCCATCCAAGTTGAAATGGACTGATCAAGCTTTTCCACTGCACCCATCCTGAAACACCCTGACCCCAATTTGCCGTTTATATTGGAAGTTGATGCCTCCGATTGTGGGATAGGTGCAGTACTCTCCCAACGCCACGGACAACCAGGCAAGCTTTTCCCCTGTGCTTATTTCTCAAGGAAACTCACGGATGCTGAGCGAAATTATGATGTCAGAAACAAGGAGCTACTGGCTATGAAGGCAGCTATTGAAGAATGGAGGCACTGGTTGGAGGGTTCCGCTCACCCCTTCCAGGTAATCACTGATCATAACAACCTTGAATATATAAAAAGTGCTAAGAGATTAAATCCTCGCCAGGCTCGCTGGTCCTTGTTTTTCACCAGGTTCCAATTCACAGTAACTTACCGCCCTGGCAGTAAAAATAGCAAGGCAGACGCCCTTTCCAGAAGACATGATCACCCATTGACCGATCACCAACCTGAATCTATCCTGTCACCGTCCATCATCATAGCACCAGTCACGTGGGACATAATGCAGGAGATTAAAAAGGGACAACACAACGAACCCACACCTCAAGGTTGTCCTGCTAATAGACACTATGTTCCATCCAGGATTCGACCACGAGTCTTACAGTGGGTCCATTCTTCACTGTGATCAGGGCATCCAGGTATCTCTCGCACACTACATCTCACGCAGAATTCCTTCTGGTGTCCTACTATGGTCAAAGATGTAGCAAATTACGTCAAGTCATGTCCTGTGTGTGCACAGTCAAAAACCCCCAAAGAGCTCCCATCAGGTCTGCTATATTGTCTCTGATATATTGTCTCTGACCATGGAACACAATTCAAGTCCCAGGTATGGAGAGCTTTCTGCAAACAACTGGATATTAATGTCAGTTTAACTTCAGGTTACCACCCTCAATCGAATGGACAAGTGGAGAGACTGAATCAGGAGATCGGCAGATACCTCAGATCATACTGTGGACGTGAGCAACATCGGTGGTCAGAGTTCCTTCCCTGGGCAGAGTACGCACAAAATTCATTGAGGCATTCATCCACTGGCCTTACACTGTTCCAGTGTGTGCTAGGATACCAACCCCCCATGTTCCCGTGGTCTGGAGAACCGTCACTAGTACCTGCAGTCGACAACTGGATTCGTCGTAGCGAGAGGGTATGGGACAGGGCTCATGTACGTCTGCAAAGAGCCATCAGGAGTCAGGAAATTCAAGCCAATCGAAGAGGTCGTCCACATCCCCCCTACCAACTGGGACAAAGGGTCTGGCTCTCCACTCGAGACCTCAAGTTGCGGCTGCCCAGCAAGAAACTCAGCCCACGGTATGTAGGCCCATTTAAAATCTTAAGACAGATTAATGCGGTCACTTATGAACTGGAGCTGACCGTTAATTACCGTATCTCTCCCTCCTTCCATGTTTCCCTCCTGAAACCGTTCCACCCGAATACTGACCCCAACGTCGAGAACCGGGAGCCACCTCCACCGTTGGACATTGATGGAACCCCGGCTTATGCGGTAAAGGAGTTGTTGGACTCCAGACGAAGAGGGGGTCAGCTTCAATACTTGGTGGACTAGGAGggatacggtccagaggagagatcATGGGTGGCCGCCAACAATATACTGGATCCTTCATTAATTGATGAATTTCATCGAGCCAGACCGGATCGAGCCAGACCGGATCGTCCAGCACCGCGACCACGGGGCCGTCCTCGTAGAGCACCAGGAGGCGCTCATGGGGGGGTGGTATGGGTTctgtaacgccacgccagcagagggagccctcgcccGAGTATTGACTGTGTTCCACTCCCTCTGCTTCACCTGTTACTTCCTGTTTGGCAggcatttaaagggggggtgaaatgctcgttttcactcaatatcctgttaatcttgagtacctatagagtagtactgcatccttcataactccaaaaagtctttagttttattatattcataagagaaagatagtctgtaccgatttttcccggaaaaacacgagcgcctagagacgtgacttgtgggcggagctaaagaatcacgaacgcgagtaggattttgtgttgagcgagtctggaagctgtgacacagatccagaggctgaaatttaacaagagcagcatcagcaaaggcttctctatgtggtatgtactgaaactgtatatatttgcttagcggttttggaaaatgactaagttccactttgtcgtcttttttttttttttttttttaagctgtacatgtggaaagtgcagtttgataacaacatcgcatgttgtttacttgatgtgcttacgcgctgatagctaagttaacaacacagagatatttgaagcagttttactcaccgcctgcggttccaacacacgatcgtgaccctttttcgttgggattgcatcatccttaagaaataaacgatgtgcaaattcagcgtcaacctgggccttgtttgtaaaacaagcatcttcgaaatgcaggggaacaaacacaaacacttgcacaactccgttgatgctctgtaaaaataaactccatccactggtcccttaatgctgtttctcttttggtaatctgtgcagggttgtcttgccctggcaaccaaaaacacactccttttgtgacatttcgcgacgctctcgctctgatcagtgattgtctgtgcacagcctccctctgctctgctatacgggagcgcgcgctcttccggcagacgcgcccttagcacccatataaggaaattccgctccatctaacgtcacacagagccatactcgaaaaaaactttccgaaacttgtgacaaaccggaaggagtatttttggaacagaaatactccttcaaacgtacaacttaatttttgaaacttagtccatgtttagcatgggaatccaactctttaacagtgtaaaaaactcagtatgcatgaaatagcatttcaccccccctttaagcatggCCGGTGCCAATAACactttgcgaagtattgccagcctgtctgccttaccgagCGTTTTTCCCATTCCCATAGTTTGCCTtattgtgtatgatctttgcctggtttccctgtctctgcctttggatttgcccactgtcttgttgtttggattggactgcctatctgtgtatgattctctgccttCTACGATTACGATTACGATTactgtttggatttgtctgctgtggatgttattaaaatactgcagatggattctaacgccgcctCCGAGTCATTACAGATATGCaaccactgctctgggtgtgcgttcacagtgtgtgtgtgtgtgtgtgtgtgtgtgtgttcactgctgtgagtgtggactttggatgggttaagcgcagagcacaaattctgagtatgggtcaccatacttagctgtatgtcacatcactgtCACAGTTACAGTTATACAGTGAATACGGTTTTAATGTCGGTCCCCCTCTCCCCTCTGTCCTGGACATTTTCCTCACACAATGCTCCAGCAGTATTGTGAAGGAGCCCACTGTCTCTTTCATCTCCTAATATCAGGAAGACTGTAACAGAGCATCAGAGCCTGCTCTGCCAGACTGCTCAACAGTTTTTTCCCCCAGgctataatcaatcaatcaatcacctttatttatatagtgctttaaacaaaatacattacgtcaaagcactgaacaacattcatttggaaaacagtgtctcaataatgctaAATTGATAGtcaaggcagttcatcattgaattcagtgatgtcatctctgttcagttaaatagtgtctgtgcatttatttgcaatcaagtcaatgatatcgctgtagatgaagtgaatccaactaagcaagccagaggtgacagcggcaaggaaccgaaactccaaaagcatattagtatgttatgtgtatgccaggttaaagaaatgggtctttaatctacatttaaactgcaacagtgtgtctgcctcccgaacaatgttaggtaggttattccagagtttaggcgccaaataggaaaaggatctgccgcccgcacttgattttgatattctaggtattatcaaattgcctgagttttgagaacgtagtggacgtagaggagtataatgtaaaaggagctcttTCAAataccattcagggctttataagtaataagaaatattttaaaatctatacgatgtttgatagggagccagtgcagtgtggacaggaccgggctaatatggtcatacttcctggttctagtaagaactcttgctgctgcattttggactagctgtagtttgtttactaagcgtgcagaacaaccacccaataaagcattacaatagtctaaccttgaagtcataaatgcatggattaacatttctgcatttgacattgagagcacagGGCGTaacttagatatatttttgagatggaaaaatgcagttttacaaatgctagaaacgtggctttctaaggaaagattacaATCAAGttgcacacctaggttcctaactgatgacgaagaattgacagagcaaccatcaagtcttagacagtgttctaggttattacaagcagagtttttaggccctataattaacacctctgttttttctgaatttagcagtaagaagtactcgtcatccaatttttatatcgactatgcattccattagtttttcaaattggtgtgtttcaccggtctgcgaggaaatatagagctgagtatcatcagcataacagtgaaagctaacaccatgtttcctgatgatatctcccaagggtaacatataaagcgtgaagagtagtggccctagtactgagccttgaggtactccatactgcacttgtgatcgatatgatacatcttcatttactgctacgaactgatgacgatcatataagtacgatttaaaccatgctaatgcacttccactgatgtcaacaaagtgttcaagtctatgcaaaagaatgctgtggtcaattgtgtcaaacgcagcactaagatccaataaaactaatagagagatacacccacgatcagatgataagagcagatcatttgtaactctaataaGAGCTATAAGAGCCCTGAACTCAAATAACCCGCCCCTCCTCTGAAACTCCCCACAAACCCCTTCCCCCCTGAAACATGGACCATCTCACTTCCTACACTCCCCAATCACCCCCAATCTTACAACATCACAGGAAAAACTGTCTGAAACTTTCTCTTTTTTGTGCAATTCAATacacacttttcacacacacattgctGTGTGTACATAATCCCACAAAAGACTTAGTAATATGTGTATGTTAACATGCCCATGCACTACAAATCATCTTGCATTGTtccccagccagctgcttgacttCTGATGActtctttgtttgtttatgtataggtaaacatttatagtatatttatagtcaaaatctgtcagtaagTTAGTTGTGTCTAGTttctgttttacttcattgttgtatgtctgtatttctgtAGCACCATGGTCCTGTGAGACAAGACATTTTATTCCACTGTATGTCCCTACATGTAGCGgtatgacaataaagctcaacttgaagtTGAATTTGAAGTTCACAGTCTGAGCTTCAAGTTGTGGGTACTCTCATCAAAATTGGAGGAAAGTTTAAGGAATTGCAATATGTTTTTGATATGTACTTTAATATGTACCTCCCTTTTTTCAAGGACCCATAAGCAATTGGACAGTTGACTCAAAAGCTGTTTCATAGACAGACTTGGGCTATTCCTTCATTGTTTCGACATCAGTTAAGGAGCTAAATGTTCTGGAGTTGATTCTTAGTGTGCCATTTGCTTTTGGAAGCTGTTGTTGTGTACCCCCATCATGTAGTGCATGCAGGTGAAACAGACAATTGTTAggcttcaaaacaaaacaaatccatcagagaGATAGCAGGAACATTAGGAGTGGTTAAATCAACAGTTTggtacatttctgaaaaaaaaaaaaagaacacactgTTGAGCTCAGCAGCATAAAAAGGCCTCATCACAGTGGTGGATGATCGGAGGATCCTCTCCATGGTCAAGAAAAGACATTTTACAACATCCAGCCAAGAGAAGAACCGTCTCCAGGAGGTAGACATTTCACTGTCAAAGtatacaatcaagagaagacCTCACGAGAGCAAACACAGAGGGtacaccacaaagtgcaaacaagGACAGATTCGATtttgtcaaaaagaaaaaaaaaaaaaaaaaaaaacccggagTGCTTTGGCAGTGTGAATAAACT from Carassius auratus strain Wakin unplaced genomic scaffold, ASM336829v1 scaf_tig00022041, whole genome shotgun sequence includes these protein-coding regions:
- the LOC113077243 gene encoding high choriolytic enzyme 1-like isoform X4 is translated as MDTRASLSILLLLFGVSQASSLMEERFEGVFVSEPEPLDITTRILESNNGSSELLIEGDLVFPKTRNALYCFNNNCFWKKNSNNIVEVPYVVSSEFSSYERSVIANAMSTFHSKTCIRFVARSTQADYISIENKDGCYSSLGRTGGQQVVSFNRQGCVYNGIVQHELNHALGFYHEQTRSDRDQYVKINWQNISPDMAYNFQKQNTNNQNTPYDYTSIMHYERTAFAIQPGLETITPIPDRTVQIGQRQGMSNIDILRINKLYGC
- the LOC113077243 gene encoding high choriolytic enzyme 1-like isoform X5, whose product is MDTRASLSILLLLFGISQASSLMEERFEGVFVSEPEPLDITTRILESNNGSSELLIEGDLVFPKTRNALYCFNNNCFWKKNSNNIVEVPYVVSSEFSSYERSVIANAMSTFHSKTCIRFVARSTQADYISIENKDGCYSSLGRTGGQQVVSFNRQGCVYNGIVQHELNHALGFYHEQTRSDRDQYVKINWQNISPDMAYNFQKQNTNNQNTPYDYTSIMHYERTAFAIQPGLETITPIPDRTVQIGQRQGMSNIDILRINKLYGC